One Ascaphus truei isolate aAscTru1 chromosome 9, aAscTru1.hap1, whole genome shotgun sequence genomic region harbors:
- the BDKRB2 gene encoding B2 bradykinin receptor produces the protein MAMNTTDNLTTMYETINTSSRMMENSTVLSEKCTLSETFEWIFSFQPFFMWFIFVLGFIENTFVLAIFLLHKSRSTVAEIYLGNLATADLLFICGLPLWAINISNKFYWPFGSFLCITVNALIVLNLNASIYFMMMISIDRYLALVKTMSFGRMRRAGCAKWNCLLIWVFSVLISLPSVVFRTVTYVPQLNNTACIILAPSDNWFIVSDLIFNIVSFVIPMTVISYCTFQIIKVLKNNAMQKFKEINTETKATKLVFAVLFVFILCWLPFQIVTFVDMLYLLNVLSGCTVNNFIDIGTQISTYCGYSNSCINPLLYVIVGNHFRKKTKEVYKQFLSRSRNTASISSSLQMDDSSDTIRTSISMGRQQKNRI, from the coding sequence ATGGCCATGAACACAACAGACAATTTAACAACAATGTATGAGACAATCAACACCTCCTCACGCATGATGGAGAATTCCACAGTACTTTCTGAAAAGTGCACGTTGTCCGAGACGTTCGAGTGGATATTTTCCTTCCAGCCGTTTTTCATGTGGTTCATTTTTGTCCTAGGATTTATAGAAAACACTTTTGTCCTCGCTATTTTCTTGCTCCATAAAAGCCGAAGTACAGTCGCTGAAATCTACCTGGGAAATTTGGCCACTGCTGACCTGCTTTTTATCTGTGGTTTACCATTGTGGGCCATTAATATTTCTAACAAGTTTTATTGGCCGTTTGGCAGCTTTCTTTGCATTACGGTCAATGCTCTGATTGTGTTAAACCTTAATGCTAGTATCTACTTTATGATGATGATTAGCATTGACCGATATTTGGCTCTGGTGAAAACCATGTCATTTGGACGAATGAGAAGAGCTGGATGTGCCAAGTGGAACTGCTTGTTGATCTGGGTATTCTCTGTGCTCATAAGCTTACCTTCAGTAGTGTTCCGAACGGTCACGTATGTCCCACAGCTAAATAACACCGCTTGCATCATTCTGGCACCATCCGACAACTGGTTCATTGTCTCAGACTTGATTTTTAATATTGTCAGCTTTGTGATACCGATGACCGTCATTTCGTATTGCACTTTCCAAATCATCAAAGTCTTGAAGAATAACGCAATGCAAAAGTTTAAGGAAATCAACACAGAAACCAAGGCCACAAAACTAGTCTTTGCTGTTCTCTTTGTGTTCATTCTTTGCTGGCTTCCATTTCAGATTGTTACCTTTGTTGATATGCTCTATCTTCTCAACGTTCTCTCCGGTTGCACCGtgaataattttattgatattGGTACCCAAATTTCAACATACTGTGGCTATAGTAACAGCTGCATTAATCCACTGCTGTATGTCATTGTTGGAAATCATTTCAGGAAGAAAACAAAGGAGGTATACAAGCAGTTTCTATCAAGAAGTCGCAACACAGCCAGTATCTCCTCATCCCTCCAAATGGATGATTCTTCTGACACCATACGGACTTCTATTTCTATGGGGCGGCAGCAAAAGAACAGGATCTAG